Below is a window of Sulfitobacter sp. BSw21498 DNA.
CCGCCGTCGTATCGCTAGCCGTATTGATCGTCGTAACAATGACCACGGGAACCGTCGAACTGGCTGATAAGCTGATGACCCAGACGCCGGGCGGCCTCTAACCCCCCCCTATAATGACCCAGCTTGGTCGCGGATTGTTCATAGTCTGAACACAATCACCGCCTATCGATCAGTATAGGTTTTACGCCGTGTCCCGGACCGGCACCCACTCAAGAGAGGTAAGTAACATGCGGATGGTTTTTGGACTGGTCTTGCTCGCCGGTATCGCCTTGGCAGGTGGTGCTGTGTATCTGGCAAAGGGCCGTATCGGTGAATATCAAATGGCGCACCAACAGGCACAAGAAGCCCTGGCGCAAATCGTACCAACGGTGGGCGTCTATGTCGCCACCGGACCGCTGAAATATGGGCAGCGTCTGACCCGCGAGGATGTGCGTCAGGTAAGCTGGCCTGAAAACGCGATCCCCGAAGGCTCCTTTATCGAAGAAGCCGCGCTATTCCCTGAAAACAGAGATGACCTGCGGGTCGTGCTGCGCGCCATGGAAAAAGACGAAGCCATCATGGCTGTGAAAGTAACCGAGCCCGGTGCAGACATTGGCCTCACCTCCCAGTTGGAACGCGGCAGCCGTGCGTTCGCCATCCGCGTCGATGTATCCAGTGGCGTGTCAGGCTTCCTGCGACCAGGTGACCGTGTCGATGTTTACTGGACGGGCCGGATCAACCGGGGCGGCAACGACCGTGGCGACACGGGTGACGTCACCAAGCTGATCGAGGCAGGCGTCAAGATTATCGCCATTGACCAAAGCGCCGGCGGGGAACGCAGTGAAGCCGCGATCGCCAACACCGTGACTGTTGCAGTTCAGCCCTACCAAGTGGCAGCATTGGCACAGGCACAATCTACCGGCAATCTGTCCCTGTCGCTTGTCGGGGCAGAGGATGACACGGTTGCTGCAGAGATCGAAGTCGACCAACGTAGCCTTCTGGGTCTCGCCGAAGAAACCGTCAAGGTCGAGGCAACGACACAGAAAGTCTGCACCATCCGGACACGCCGTGGTGCCGAAGTGCTCGAAATTCCGATCCCCTGCACCAACTGATGTGCTCTTGAACAGGGCCTTCCAAAATTATGTCCGCGCCGCGCAGCCCCCTGTGCGGCGTTTGGCATTGCGCGGGTATGTTGCCCGTAATCCACAGGTAACTGCGGCCTGACGTCATTGATTCTTGCAAAAAAACCAAAAGAACCGCAGAGTGTCGCAAACGGCGGGCGCAAAGACCCTATTTTGAGGCGTGATCACAAAGGCAGGTCACATGAAAATTGATAAATTTATCAAAGCAGTCCTATTGGGACTGACGATTGGCGCGATGCCGATTGCATTGACCGCCCCGCTTGACGCTCAGGCAAACACGCTGCGCGTGGTCAAAAAAGGTACCAACCGCGTGTTGGAAGTCCCTATGAACCGCGCTGTAGTGGTTGAAAGCGACATTCCCTTTGCGGAGCTGAGCATTGCCAACCCCGGTATCGCAGATATTTCGTCGCTCTCGGATCGCACGATTTATGTTCTGGGCAAATCCCCCGGACTTACAACGCTGACACTGCTTGATGCCGCGGGGCAACTGATCACGAACGTTGATGTGCGCGTCGCAGCGGATGTCTCCGAGTTCAAGGAACGCCTGCGTCAGATCCTGCCCGGCGAAAAGATCGAAGTCCGCACGGCGAACGACGGTATCGTGCTGTCGGGCATCGTGTCCTCGACCCAACGCTTGCAGCGGGCACTTGATCTGGCCGAACGCTACGCCCCTGAACGCGTGTCCAACCTGATGAGCGTCGGTGGCATCCAGCAGGTGATGTTGAAAGTTCGTTTTGCCGAGATGAGCCGATCCGTCTCTAAGTCGCTAAGCGCATCACTGGCGCTGAACGGCCTTGTGGGCAGCGATCTGGCATTGAATGGCGGCACCAATTCGACGAACACATCCGGCGCAATCGCCAATTCGCTTGGCGGGTCGACCCCGGCATCGAATGGCAACGCAGGGGCGGTTTTGTTTGGCTTCAACGCCGGATCGACGCAGGTCGGTCTGCTGCTTGAGGCGCTGGAGCAAAAAGGCGCGGTGCGCTTTCTGGCTGAACCGAACCTCGTGGCGCTGTCGGGGCAAGAGGCGACTTTCCTCGCGGGGGGCGAATATCCTGTCCCCGTGGCGCAGACCGGCGACCAGATTTCGGTTCAGTATAAACCCTTCGGCGTAGAGATGAGCTTTATCCCCCGGGTCGTGGACAAAGACCTGATCAACCTCGAACTCAAGGCGGCCGTATCGGCGATTGATGCCAGCAACAGCGTGTCCTTGGGCAACGGATTTGATATTTCCGCATTTACCCGCCGCGAAACCTCGACCACGGTTGAAATGCGCGACGGCGAAAGCTTTGCGATCGCCGGACTGCTGACAGATGATTTCACCGACACCTCCACACAATTGCCCTGGATCGGCGACGTGCCTGTATTGGGCGCGTTGTTCCGCAGCGCAAACTACCAGCGCAGCCAAACCGAGCTGGTGATTATTATCACCGCACACCTTGTGACCCCGACCCGTGGCGAGGCCTTGGCCCTGCCCACCGACCGGATCAAGCCGCCCACCGAAAGCGAATTGTTCTTGTCTGGCCGCACGTCCAAAGGCAGCACGGCCCCCACCAAAGGGGCCGCTGGCGAAGTTGCCAAGCAGGACTTTAGCGGGTCGTATGGCTATGTATTGGATTGATCAGATGACTTCAGCGATCGCTTCGACAGGCAAAATCACCGGGTTGTGCGTCGCCTTGGCCATGACTGTTACAGGCTGTGTCAGCAGCCCTGATCCGGTCTTTACCCAGTTTCACCGCGAAGCAGGGTCGCTGACCGATCTGGGCACCTTTGGAAACGCGACTTTGAACAACCGCTTGGTGATGACCGGTGAGCGCCAGTATACATTCGATCTGGCCAACCGCTTTGCCGGCGAAGTCGAATCGACCGTCACCTTTGCTTTTAACTCTGCACAACTAGACGGGGTCGCGCAGTCGGTTCTGCGACGTCAGGCCGGATGGATCCGCCAGTTCCCCGAAGTCCGCTTTCGCGTCTATGGCCATACTGATGCCGTCGGGTCGAACAGCTATAACAAAACACTGGGCCTGCGCCGCGCGCAATCCGTTGTGGCCTTCTTGTCCACACAAGGTATCAGCCGCAGTCGCCTAGAAGCCGTTGTTTCCTTTGGCGAAACACAGCCCCTGATCGTGACCCAAGGTCGCGCACGTGCAAACCGCCGGACTGTGACCGAAGTTAGCGGCTTTGTCGGGCGTCATCCGACTGTGCTGGACGGAAAATATGCCCAGATTATCTATCGCGACTATGTCGCCAGCGCCGTGCCGCCGACCCTGCTGACAGGCGGTGCCGCCCCCACCGGCGCTGTGGGAGAATAACCGCTTTTCAAACTTTTCGAGAGGGCCTGATCGTCGCTGACGGTCGGGCCTTTTTCATTTCAATCCGCTTAAACGGTGCGGATCGTTTCAAAAGACCAAACAATAGAAACTATTTGGCCCCAATC
It encodes the following:
- a CDS encoding type II and III secretion system protein family protein, with translation MKIDKFIKAVLLGLTIGAMPIALTAPLDAQANTLRVVKKGTNRVLEVPMNRAVVVESDIPFAELSIANPGIADISSLSDRTIYVLGKSPGLTTLTLLDAAGQLITNVDVRVAADVSEFKERLRQILPGEKIEVRTANDGIVLSGIVSSTQRLQRALDLAERYAPERVSNLMSVGGIQQVMLKVRFAEMSRSVSKSLSASLALNGLVGSDLALNGGTNSTNTSGAIANSLGGSTPASNGNAGAVLFGFNAGSTQVGLLLEALEQKGAVRFLAEPNLVALSGQEATFLAGGEYPVPVAQTGDQISVQYKPFGVEMSFIPRVVDKDLINLELKAAVSAIDASNSVSLGNGFDISAFTRRETSTTVEMRDGESFAIAGLLTDDFTDTSTQLPWIGDVPVLGALFRSANYQRSQTELVIIITAHLVTPTRGEALALPTDRIKPPTESELFLSGRTSKGSTAPTKGAAGEVAKQDFSGSYGYVLD
- the cpaB gene encoding Flp pilus assembly protein CpaB, translated to MRMVFGLVLLAGIALAGGAVYLAKGRIGEYQMAHQQAQEALAQIVPTVGVYVATGPLKYGQRLTREDVRQVSWPENAIPEGSFIEEAALFPENRDDLRVVLRAMEKDEAIMAVKVTEPGADIGLTSQLERGSRAFAIRVDVSSGVSGFLRPGDRVDVYWTGRINRGGNDRGDTGDVTKLIEAGVKIIAIDQSAGGERSEAAIANTVTVAVQPYQVAALAQAQSTGNLSLSLVGAEDDTVAAEIEVDQRSLLGLAEETVKVEATTQKVCTIRTRRGAEVLEIPIPCTN
- a CDS encoding OmpA family protein; translated protein: MYWIDQMTSAIASTGKITGLCVALAMTVTGCVSSPDPVFTQFHREAGSLTDLGTFGNATLNNRLVMTGERQYTFDLANRFAGEVESTVTFAFNSAQLDGVAQSVLRRQAGWIRQFPEVRFRVYGHTDAVGSNSYNKTLGLRRAQSVVAFLSTQGISRSRLEAVVSFGETQPLIVTQGRARANRRTVTEVSGFVGRHPTVLDGKYAQIIYRDYVASAVPPTLLTGGAAPTGAVGE